In Bacteroidetes bacterium SB0662_bin_6, the sequence AGGCTCGCTCGTTTGCATTGGCCTCGACCCGGATCTCCAGCGCCTTCCCCCCCATCTCGCCCGCGAGAAGAACGCCGCGCAGGCAGTCATCGCATTCAACCGGGCAATCATCGAGGCCACGGCAGACACGGTTGCGGCCTATAAACTGAACCTTGCTTTCTTCGAGGCCCTCGGAGCGGAGAACTGGAGCGTCCTGCAGGCAACCCTGGACGCCATTCCGGAGGACGTACCGGTCATTGCGGACGGAAAACGCGGCGACATCGGCAATTCGGCGCGCTTTTACGCACACACCTGCTTCGACCTGCTGGGCTTCGACGCGTGTACCGTATCGGGATACATGGGCAAAGACAGTGTGGCGCCGTTTCTCGATCATCCGGGCCGAGGCGTCTTTCTGCTTGCCCGTACGTCCAATCCCGGCGGATCGGATTTTCAGGCAATCGAATGTCAGGGCAGCCCCCT encodes:
- the pyrF gene encoding orotidine-5'-phosphate decarboxylase gives rise to the protein MTARRSFAERLSARQAETGSLVCIGLDPDLQRLPPHLAREKNAAQAVIAFNRAIIEATADTVAAYKLNLAFFEALGAENWSVLQATLDAIPEDVPVIADGKRGDIGNSARFYAHTCFDLLGFDACTVSGYMGKDSVAPFLDHPGRGVFLLARTSNPGGSDFQAIECQGSPLYEHVVRTALEWEKAGNDRAKGSLGFVVGASDIEALHRIRTLAPDSPLLIPGVGAQGGSSNDVLKALREGSGPVLVNSSRAILYASTGRDFDRAARQAAETLRTSLASALS